A single genomic interval of Juglans regia cultivar Chandler chromosome 1, Walnut 2.0, whole genome shotgun sequence harbors:
- the LOC108987963 gene encoding PHD finger protein MALE MEIOCYTE DEATH 1, with protein MSISILEACKKRKRRPKLYGFQNFGDPGCPIDPKGAFRDNIRLFLQECADLHENDIHAMPTWCTLLVHETRKFVVPLYTFEEDVKCSPRPPYCDHCRCAGWSNHFVSKRKYHLIIPADEDWNKPLDDDLIDLQNHLLHGLIHCNGFGHLICINGIEGGSKYLCGREIMDLWDRICTNLGTRKITVEDVSKKRSMDLRLLYGVAYGHSWFGRWGYRFCRGSFGVAEHNYDRAIEVLSSLELDKTIQDFSTMEKRREIKQLILHYRYMSETQLVTIKDLLRFMLTIKSRAPLQINKPAAAPPTSNSKPSIRNKPLVKEKSLKYRSFTALANMDSRWPARRLEYAAEVIVNALKVKKEGKFCHGGMTRQDLRDAARLHIGDTGLLDYVLKSMNNVVVGNHIVCRTVNPTTRILEYSINELGNEAISEPEIELLPKPLPASTLVPGFDVHSDLVAVYKNLLLDYKKLNLVELATQVVLDSKHFVKEWPFTDEADQYLRFICRLLPSFYDIETELNGKFPPGEIVVVPLHATVGELKQAVENALRDTYCITEGFLVIEIKELEELEDGEVLFGAVESGVELCVRGRGIDLENRLRYQSGADTWMVRCECGARDDDGERMVACDLCEVWQHTRCCGIEDTEAVPPLFVCSGCCVSLGTLKTEASCAFECSDTLLMSTDTFGLELGY; from the exons ATGTCGATCTCGATTCTCGAGGCCTGCAAGAAGAGGAAGCGTAGGCCAAAGCTTTACGGGTTTCAGAACTTCGGAGATCCTGGTTGCCCCATCGACCCCAAGGGCGCGTTCCGCGACAATATCCGGCTCTTTCTTCAAGAATGCGCCGATCTTCATGAAAACGACATCCACGCCATGCCCACCTGGTGTACCCTCCTCGTGCACGAGACCAGGAAATTCGTTGTCCCTCTCTACACCTTTGAAGAGGACGTCAAGTGCTCTCCGAGGCCGCCCTACTGTGATCACTGTCGATGCGCAG GTTGGAGTAATCATTTTGTATCGAAACGAAAGTATCATTTGATAATTCCAGCGGATGAAGATTGGAATAAGCCTCTGGATGATGACCTCATTGATCTCCAGAACCATCTGTTGCATGGTCTGATACACTGCAATGGGTTTGGTCATTTGATCTGCATTAATGGAATTGAAGGAGGTTCTAAGTATCTGTGTGGCAGAGAAATCATGGATTTGTGGGACCGAATTTGCACAAATCTTGGAACCCG GAAAATAACAGTTGAGGATGTATCAAAGAAGAGGTCGATGGATCTTAGGTTACTCTATGGTGTTGCTTATGGACACTCTTGGTTCGGTAGATGGGGGTACAGATTCTGCCGAGGAAGCTTTGGAGTGGCAGAGCACAATTATGATAGAGCCATTGAAGTTCTTAGCTCATTGGAACTTGACAAGACCATCCAAGATTTTAGTACCATGGAAAAACGCAGAGAAATCAAGCAACTAATTCTTCACTACAGATATATGAGCGAAACCCAGCTGGTAACAATCAAAGATCTTCTGAGGTTTATGCTGACAATCAAGTCTCGTGCCCCTCTACAAATAAACAAACCTGCTGCTGCTCCTCCAACTTCCAATTCAAAACCTTCAATCCGGAACAAGCCTTTGGTGAAGGAAAAATCATTGAAGTATAGAAGTTTCACTGCACTTGCCAATATGGATAGCAGATGGCCTGCAAGGAGACTAGAATATGCTGCAGAAGTGATTGTAAATGCATTAAAAGTGAAGAAAGAAGGCAAATTCTGCCATGGTGGGATGACTAGGCAAGATCTGAGAGATGCAGCCCGGCTTCACATTGGTGACACTGGTCTGCTGGATTATGTGCTAAAATCAATGAACAATGTTGTTGTGGGAAATCACATTGTGTGTCGTACTGTTAACCCAACAACTCGGATTTTGGAATACTCAATCAATGAGCTTGGAAATGAGGCCATCTCTGAACCAGAGATAGAATTACTTCCAAAGCCCCTTCCAGCATCGACTCTAGTTCCAGGCTTTGATGTACACAGTGATTTGGTTGCTGTATATAAGAACCTACTACTGGATTACAAAAAGTTAAATTTGGTCGAATTAGCAACTCAGGTAGTTCTGGACAGCAAGCATTTTGTGAAGGAGTGGCCATTTACTGATGAAGCAGATCAGTATCTGAGATTTATTTGCCGACTGTTGCCAAGTTTTTACGATATAGAAACTGAATTAAATGGGAAGTTTCCACCTGGGGAAATCGTTGTAGTTCCACTGCATGCAACAGTTGGAGAGTTGAAGCAAGCGGTGGAGAATGCACTGAGGGACACGTACTGTATAACTGAAGGATTTTTGGTGATAGAGATAAAAGAGCTGGAGGAATTGGAGGACGGGGAAGTGCTGTTTGGAGCGGTAGAGTCGGGTGTGGAACtgtgtgtgagagggagagggataGATTTGGAGAATCGTTTGAGATACCAAAGTGGGGCTGACACTTGGATGGTGAGATGCGAATGTGGGGCTCGAGATGATGATGGGGAGAGGATGGTGGCATGCGACCTTTGTGAGGTGTGGCAGCACACTCGCTGCTGTGGCATTGAGGACACTGAGGCTGTTCCACCGCTGTTCGTGTGCTCAGGGTGCTGTGTCTCACTTGGGACACTAAAAACTGAAGCTTCCTGTGCTTTTGAGTGTTCTGAtactttgctcatgtctacagaCACTTTTGGACTCGAGCTTGGGTATTAA
- the LOC108987929 gene encoding U-box domain-containing protein 21-like yields MILSSRRRASRGGNNKSELLDGNLHMEITIPSHFQCPISLDLMKDPVTLSTGITYDRESIEKWIEAGNQTCPASNQVLMSLDQIPNHAIRRMIQAWCVENRSYGIERIPTPRIPVTQYEVSKICSRIAVSTQRGDHKSCRELVGRIKAWGKESDRNRRCVVNNGTGYQLSETFHSFASTVSFEKHVDLLKEILSVLAWTFPLGEEGQSKLGSATSLGGMVWLLKSGDLSARQNAVLVLKELLSLNQRYVDSLAKIEGVAEALVQMIREPICPKATKASLTTIYYMISPSATGVRFTSRFVELGLVPLILEILVDAEKGICERTLGVLAGICDSKEGREEAYKNALTMPFLSKKMLRISELATEFAVCILWKLCRKDKKDEGGVIVEALQAGAFQKLLVLLQVGCGESIKEKATELLKLLNVHRIRLDCVDPSMDFKYLKRPF; encoded by the coding sequence ATGATTTTATCTTCGAGAAGGAGAGCCAGCCGTGGTGGCAACAACAAGAGCGAGCTTTTAGACGGCAATTTACATATGGAGATCACGATTCCAAGTCACTTTCAGTGCCCGATCTCTCTTGATTTGATGAAAGATCCGGTCACGTTGTCTACTGGGATCACGTATGATCGAGAAAGCATCGAGAAGTGGATCGAAGCGGGCAACCAAACTTGTCCCGCGAGTAACCAGGTGTTGATGAGTTTGGATCAAATCCCAAATCATGCAATACGCAGGATGATTCAAGCTTGGTGTGTTGAGAATCGTTCTTATGGGATTGAAAGGATACCGACGCCTCGAATTCCGGTGACTCAGTATGAGGTTTCAAAGATTTGTTCTAGAATTGCGGTCTCAACTCAACGTGGGGATCACAAGAGTTGCCGAGAATTGGTTGGGAGGATCAAGGCATGGGGAAAGGAGAGCGACCGTAACAGGCGGTGCGTTGTGAACAACGGAACTGGTTATCAGTTATCGGAAACTTTCCATTCTTTCGCAAGTACCGTTTCGTTTGAGAAACATGTCGACCTGTTGAAAGAGATCTTATCAGTCTTGGCATGGACGTTCCCACTTGGTGAAGAAGGCCAATCGAAGTTAGGATCGGCAACATCTTTAGGTGGCATGGTATGGCTTCTGAAGAGTGGAGATCTTTCTGCAAGGCAAAACGCAGTTTTAGTACTCAAAGAGCTTCTTTCTTTGAACCAACGATACGTTGATTCCTTGGCAAAGATTGAAGGAGTCGCTGAAGCTTTGGTTCAGATGATTAGGGAGCCTATTTGTCCTAAGGCTACCAAGGCTTCTTTAACAACCATTTACTACATGATTTCTCCATCTGCAACCGGTGTGAGATTTACGTCAAGATTTGTGGAACTGGGCTTGGTTCCGCTAATACTAGAAATCCTTGTTGACGCAGAAAAAGGAATATGTGAGAGGACTTTGGGTGTTTTGGCTGGTATTTGCGATTCTAAAGAAGGGAGAGAAGAGGCATATAAGAATGCTCTAACCATGCCTTTTTTGTCGAAGAAGATGTTAAGGATATCAGAGTTAGCGACGGAGTTTGCAGTCTGCATTCTTTGGAAGCTCTGCAGGAAAGACAAGAAGGACGAGGGTGGTGTTATAGTTGAGGCACTTCAAGCAGGTGCTTTTCAAAAGCTTTTGGTTCTCTTGCAGGTTGGCTGTGGTGAGAGCATAAAGGAAAAGGCCACCGAGTTGTTGAAATTGCTGAATGTTCACAGGATTAGGTTAGACTGTGTTGATCCATCGATGGATTTCAAGTACCTCAAGAGACCATTTTGA
- the LOC108988162 gene encoding receptor protein kinase TMK1 gives MKKTYLGYELLAFFLAGFSSIFLCANSQSSPTDDASVMLALRKSLNSPESLGWSDGKDPCQWNHVVCSEDKRVTRIQIGHQDLQGTLPSTLQNLAQLERLELQYNNISGPLPSLSGLSSLKVLMLSYNRFSSIPSDFFVGMSSLVSLEIDNNPFSGWEIPESLRNASTLQNFSANSANITGTIPEFLGADVFPGLTNLHLSFNNLEGGLPWSFAHSQIESLWLNGQVSEAKLNGNIDVMQNMTSLKDVWLHSNSFSGSLPDLSGLTELQSLSLRDNMFTGPVPISLVNLKSLKVVNLTNNFLQGPMPKFSSEVAVDMAKDSNRFCLPSPGECDSRVNTLLAIVKLMGYPQRFADNWVGNDPCADWIGITCSNGNITVVNFQKMGLTGLISPEFSSLKSLRRLVLADNNLTGSIPDELTTLPALVELDVSNNQLHGKIPAFKSNVMVNTNGNLDIGKDNGSSPSQGPPSQNPTIPSTSAGSEHSGKKSSTLIGVIVVGGVFMIFLIGLLLFCLYKRKQKNFSRVQSPNAMVIHPRHSGSDNESVKITVAGSSVSVGAISETQALPSSEPGDIQMVEAGNMVISIQVLRNVTNNFSEENILGRGGFGTVYKGELHDGTKIAVKRMESGIIAGKGLAEFKSEIAVLTKVRHRHLVALLGYCLDGNERLLVYEYMPQGTLSRHLFNWAEEGLKPLGWTKRLTIALDVARGVEYLHGLAHQSFIHRDLKPSNILLGDDMRAKVADFGLVRLAPEGKGSIETRVAGTFGYLAPEYAVTGRVTTKVDVFSFGVILMELITGRKALDETQPEESMHLVTWFKRMRINKDLFRKAIDPTIDLNEETLASISTVAELAGHCCTREPYQRPDMGHAVNVLSSLVELWKPSEQNSEDIYGIDLEMSLPQALEKWQAYEGRSNMESSSSSLLPSLDNTQTSIPTRPYGFAESFTSADGR, from the exons ATGAAGAAAACCTATCTTGGATACGAGCTCTTGGCCTTTTTTCTTGCTGGGTTCTCTTCCATCTTCCTCTGTGCAAACTCTCAATCAAGCCCAACTGATGACGCTTCCGTGATGTTGGCTCTCAGGAAGAGCCTCAACTCTCCTGAATCTCTCGGATGGTCCGACGGCAAGGACCCCTGCCAGTGGAACCACGTGGTCTGCTCGGAGGATAAACGGGTCACCCGGATCCAAATCGGCCATCAAGACCTCCAAGGTACACTCCCTTCAACCCTCCAAAACCTAGCCCAACTTGAGCGCTTAGAGCTTCAATACAACAACATCTCTGGCCCTCTTCCTAGCTTAAGCGGGCTGAGctcattgaaagttctcatGCTTAGTTACAACCGGTTTAGTTCCATTCCTAGCGATTTCTTCGTTGGCATGTCTTCTCTCGTATCTCTTGAGATAGATAATAACCCATTTTCGGGTTGGGAAATCCCGGAAAGTCTCCGAAACGCTTCGACGCTTCAGAACTTCTCGGCTAATTCGGCCAACATTACCGGCACAATACCGGAATTTCTAGGCGCTGATGTGTTCCCGGGCCTGACTAATTTGCACTTGTCTTTCAATAACCTTGAAGGCGGCTTGCCTTGGAGCTTTGCTCACTCGCAAATTGAGTCCTTGTGGCTTAATGGGCAGGTAAGTGAGGCTAAGCTAAACGGCAACATTGATGTTATGCAGAATATGACTTCCTTGAAAGACGTTTGGTTGCATTCGAATTCTTTTTCCGGTTCGCTACCAGATCTTTCAGGCTTGACAGAGTTGCAGAGCTTGAGTTTGAGGGATAACATGTTTACAGGCCCTGTGCCGATATCATTAGTGAATCTTAAATCGTTAAAGGTTGTTAATTTGACTAACAATTTTCTTCAAGGACCAATGCCAAAGTTCTCCAGTGAGGTGGCAGTTGACATGGCTAAGGACTCTAATAGGTTTTGTTTGCCCAGTCCCGGTGAGTGTGATTCTAGAGTGAATACATTACTTGCAATTGTGAAATTAATGGGTTACCCGCAAAGGTTTGCAGATAATTGGGTGGGGAACGATCCGTGCGCGGATTGGATTGGGATCACCTGTAGCAATGGGAATATAACTGTTGTAAATTTTCAGAAGATGGGTCTTACGGGTTTGATATCTCCGGAGTTTTCTTCACTTAAATCATTACGAAGATTAGTTCTTGCCGATAACAATCTCACTGGTTCAATTCCAGATGAGCTCACTACACTCCCTGCACTTGTAGAGCTAGATGTTTCAAACAATCAACTTCATGGGAAAATCCCTGCTTTTAAGAGCAATGTAATGGTGAATACTAATGGCAACCTGGATATAGGAAAGGATAATGGTAGTTCTCCATCTCAAGGTCCACCTTCACAGAATCCCACAATTCCATCTACAAGTGCTGGTTCTGAACATAGTGGCAAGAAATCATCAACTTTAATCGGGGTAATTGTAGTTGGAGGTGTCtttatgattttcttgattGGTTTATTGCTTTTTTGCCTATATAAGAGGAAGCAAAAGAATTTTAGCAGAGTACAGAGCCCAAATGCGATGGTGATTCATCCTCGCCATTCTGGATCTGATAATGAGAGTGTGAAGATCACCGTTGCTGGCTCAAGTGTTAGTGTTGGTGCAATCAGTGAGACCCAAGCTCTTCCTAGTAGTGAGCCTGGTGACATACAAATGGTTGAAGCAGGAAATATGGTGATATCTATACAAGTCCTCAGGAATGTGACTAACAACTTCAGTGAAGAGAACATATTGGGACGAGGAGGTTTTGGGACAGTATACAAAGGTGAATTGCATGATGGTACAAAAATTGCCGTAAAGAGAATGGAGTCCGGAATAATAGCTGGGAAGGGATTGGCAGAATTTAAGTCTGAAATTGCTGTTTTGACTAAGGTCAGGCACCGGCATCTTGTTGCCCTTCTTGGGTACTGTTTGGATGGGAATGAGAGGCTTCTTGTGTATGAATACATGCCTCAAGGGACACTCAGTAGGCATCTCTTCAACTGGGCAGAAGAAGGATTAAAACCACTGGGATGGACCAAAAGGTTGACCATCGCCTTAGATGTGGCTAGGGGTGTTGAGTATCTCCATGGTTTGGCCCATCAAAGCTTTATACATAGGGACTTAAAGCCTTCCAACATTCTTCTTGGAGATGATATGAGGGCTAAGGTGGCAGATTTTGGCCTTGTTCGTCTTGCTCCAGAGGGGAAAGGTTCGATCGAAACAAGAGTTGCTGGAACTTTTGGATATTTGGCGCCAGAATATGCAG TTACCGGACGAGTGACAACCAAAGTGGATGTTTTTAGCTTTGGAGTGATTTTGATGGAGCTAATCACGGGGAGGAAAGCACTTGATGAGACCCAGCCTGAGGAGAGCATGCACCTTGTAACATGGTTCAAAAGAATGCGCATCAACAAGGACTTGTTCCGCAAGGCAATTGACCCTACAATCGACCTCAATGAGGAAACGTTAGCCAGTATCAGTACTGTTGCTGAGTTGGCCGGGCATTGTTGTACTAGGGAACCTTATCAAAGACCCGACATGGGTCATGCTGTCAATGTGCTTTCTTCTCTGGTGGAGCTTTGGAAACCAAGTGAGCAAAATTCAGAAGACATATATGGAATTGACCTTGAAATGTCGTTGCCTCAAGCACTTGAGAAATGGCAGGCTTATGAAGGTAGAAGCAACATGGAGTCTTCTTCATCTTCGCTCCTTCCAAGCCTAGACAACACTCAGACCAGCATACCAACACGCCCCTATGGATTTGCTGAGTCTTTCACATCTGCAGATGGGAGATGA
- the LOC108988048 gene encoding probable aminotransferase TAT2 isoform X1 has protein sequence MGSEGEKWGFQGNEEVNAASGMTIQGVLVKLMENLKAVNEGKPTIHLGHGDPSAFPCFRSDTSSENAIVDALRSSEFNCYPPAGGILSARRAIAEYMSRDLTCQLSPDDVFVTAGCTHAIEIVISVIARPGANILLPRPGYPFYNARASLSHLQVRHYDLRSEQDWEIDLEAVQALADDNTVAIVVISPGNPCGNVFTYQHLKQVAETAKKLGILVIADEVYHHLNFGSKPFVPMGEFGSIVPVITVGSISKRWIVPGWRLGWIVTNDPHGILKKCGVVDSLKNYIIVSQFPATFIQGAVPQILENTKNDYFSKIINIIREDADICYDRVKEIPCLTCPQKPEGSMSVMVELNLSLLEDISDDMDFCLKLAKEESVVVLPGSSVGLKNWIRITFAVEPAYLEDGLQRIKAFYHRHACMHATTQ, from the exons ATGGGAAGCGAAGGCGAGAAATGGGGTTTCCAGGGAAATGAGGAGGTGAACGCAGCATCGGGGATGACAATCCAAGGTGTTCTCGTCAAGTTGATGGAGAACCTAAAAGCTGTAAACGAAGGGAAGCCCACCATTCATCTTGGCCACGGCGATCCCTCTGCATTTCCATGCTTTCGGAGTGATACTTCATCCGAAAACGCCATCGTTGATGCCCTGCGATCCTCTGAATTCAACTGCTATCCTCCCGCCGGTGGCATACTGTCCGCAAGAAG AGCTATTGCTGAATATATGTCCCGGGATCTTACGTGCCAACTATCACCAGATGATGTTTTCGTAACTGCTGGTTGCACACATGCCATAGAAATTGTAATATCCGTCATTGCTCGCCCTGGTGCAAACATCTTGCTACCTAGACCAGGCTACCCCTTCTATAATGCTCGTGCTTCTCTAAGCCATCTCCAAGTCCGCCATTATGACCTTCGATCTGAACAGGATTGGGAGATCGATCTTGAAGCTGTTCAAGCTCTTGCAGACGACAACACTGTTGCTATTGTTGTCATTAGTCCCGGTAATCCCTGTGGAAACGTCTTCACGTACCAACATTTGAAGCAG GTTGCTGAGACTGCAAAAAAGCTTGGGATTCTCGTGATTGCTGATGAGGTCTATCACCATCTAAATTTTGGGAGTAAGCCATTTGTGCCAATGGGAGAGTTTGGATCAATTGTGCCAGTTATTACAGTTGGTTCGATATCAAAGAGATGGATTGTTCCTGGTTGGAGGCTTGGTTGGATTGTTACAAATGACCCCCACGGCATCCTTAAAAAATGTGGG GTTGTGGACAGccttaaaaactatataatcgTTTCCCAGTTTCCCGCCACGTTCATCCAG GGAGCAGTCCCTCAGATCCTTGAGAATACTAAAAATGATTACTTCTCAAAAATAATCAACATAATAAGAGAAGATGCAGATATTTGTTATGATCGAGTTAAAGAGATTCCTTGCCTTACATGTCCACAGAAACCCGAAGGATCTATGTCTGTGATG GTGGAATTAAACCTGTCACTACTTGAAGATATCAGTGACGATATGGATTTCTGCCTCAAGCTGGCGAAAGAGGAATCTGTAGTTGTTCTACCAG GGTCTTCTGTTGGCCTGAAAAATTGGATACGCATAACTTTTGCTGTTGAGCCTGCTTACCTTGAAGATGGCCTTCAGAGGATCAAAGCATTCTACcacaggcatgcatgcatgcatgccacgaCGCAATAA
- the LOC108988048 gene encoding probable aminotransferase TAT2 isoform X2 has product MGSEGEKWGFQGNEEVNAASGMTIQGVLVKLMENLKAVNEGKPTIHLGHGDPSAFPCFRSDTSSENAIVDALRSSEFNCYPPAGGILSARRAIAEYMSRDLTCQLSPDDVFVTAGCTHAIEIVISVIARPGANILLPRPGYPFYNARASLSHLQVRHYDLRSEQDWEIDLEAVQALADDNTVAIVVISPGNPCGNVFTYQHLKQVAETAKKLGILVIADEVYHHLNFGSKPFVPMGEFGSIVPVITVGSISKRWIVPGWRLGWIVTNDPHGILKKCGVVDSLKNYIIVSQFPATFIQVELNLSLLEDISDDMDFCLKLAKEESVVVLPGSSVGLKNWIRITFAVEPAYLEDGLQRIKAFYHRHACMHATTQ; this is encoded by the exons ATGGGAAGCGAAGGCGAGAAATGGGGTTTCCAGGGAAATGAGGAGGTGAACGCAGCATCGGGGATGACAATCCAAGGTGTTCTCGTCAAGTTGATGGAGAACCTAAAAGCTGTAAACGAAGGGAAGCCCACCATTCATCTTGGCCACGGCGATCCCTCTGCATTTCCATGCTTTCGGAGTGATACTTCATCCGAAAACGCCATCGTTGATGCCCTGCGATCCTCTGAATTCAACTGCTATCCTCCCGCCGGTGGCATACTGTCCGCAAGAAG AGCTATTGCTGAATATATGTCCCGGGATCTTACGTGCCAACTATCACCAGATGATGTTTTCGTAACTGCTGGTTGCACACATGCCATAGAAATTGTAATATCCGTCATTGCTCGCCCTGGTGCAAACATCTTGCTACCTAGACCAGGCTACCCCTTCTATAATGCTCGTGCTTCTCTAAGCCATCTCCAAGTCCGCCATTATGACCTTCGATCTGAACAGGATTGGGAGATCGATCTTGAAGCTGTTCAAGCTCTTGCAGACGACAACACTGTTGCTATTGTTGTCATTAGTCCCGGTAATCCCTGTGGAAACGTCTTCACGTACCAACATTTGAAGCAG GTTGCTGAGACTGCAAAAAAGCTTGGGATTCTCGTGATTGCTGATGAGGTCTATCACCATCTAAATTTTGGGAGTAAGCCATTTGTGCCAATGGGAGAGTTTGGATCAATTGTGCCAGTTATTACAGTTGGTTCGATATCAAAGAGATGGATTGTTCCTGGTTGGAGGCTTGGTTGGATTGTTACAAATGACCCCCACGGCATCCTTAAAAAATGTGGG GTTGTGGACAGccttaaaaactatataatcgTTTCCCAGTTTCCCGCCACGTTCATCCAG GTGGAATTAAACCTGTCACTACTTGAAGATATCAGTGACGATATGGATTTCTGCCTCAAGCTGGCGAAAGAGGAATCTGTAGTTGTTCTACCAG GGTCTTCTGTTGGCCTGAAAAATTGGATACGCATAACTTTTGCTGTTGAGCCTGCTTACCTTGAAGATGGCCTTCAGAGGATCAAAGCATTCTACcacaggcatgcatgcatgcatgccacgaCGCAATAA